A stretch of DNA from Telopea speciosissima isolate NSW1024214 ecotype Mountain lineage chromosome 5, Tspe_v1, whole genome shotgun sequence:
CTCCAAAACCACTCCGGGAGTCTTCTCCATCTGTTCACCGTCTTGGGGTCAGAAGCCACCTCTGCCTCACTGCCTTATCTTGCCCGGCAAATGCTGTTTCACCCATTTCCCTTATACCTCTTTTTGGAGCCGGAGACATTCCAGGAATCTTGTCTGCAGAGCAATGACAGAAAAATCTCCGGCTTCCAGTGACAGTGGTGACGATGGGAGTAAATGGGTTTCGTTACAAAATGAGGAAACAATTCAGCTATTCCTTTATAAGGACGAGGATTTGGCAATTGATAACCAATCGCCTGCCGAAGGATCTTGCGGTGAAGGCTTTCTCAATGCTAAGCTGACCAAGGTCTGATTACCTAATGCCATGCATTTGCATTCCTtgcattttgtttcttttcgaGGTTTTGTGATACAGGGTAGTCTGGTTGTGGGATTGTCTCTTTTCTAGCCCTTTTGTGTACTGTTTCTTTTTCAGTAGGAATGAGTGAGAATCTAAGAAGATTGGGGAAGAATAATACTGTGAGTCTAAAGTCGTTAGGGATGAGGGTTTTGGATTTCAGAGTGGTTTGGAAAACTGAGAGTAATGAAGTTAGTTTTAAGATGAAATAAAGCTGAATAGACGCATGTAGGATACTAATACCAGAAGACATAAAGGTTGGGGTTTTACTGTTCCATTTTTTAGTTGATCTAGcatttacttcttttttttttttttggtaattgatCTAGCATTTACTTCTTATGATGATATTAGGGTTGCATGATAATTTGTGTTTCAAGTTTTTGATGTCAATAATAGAGTTTGGTAGTTTAGTAACATGAAGttctaaggctgtgtttgattGCTGCTAGCGACTCTGCCTAAATGGAATTTTAGCCTGAAAGCTATTCTATTGTTTTGCTGGAGGATGCTTTTATACAATTACAAAATCTAGTAGACTAATAACTCTATATTTGTCTTTCTATTCTAACAAAATCTTTGACATGGATTTTCTGTTAAAATCTGAATTTGCTCTGAGTTAGTTCTTTTTCCTTCAGCAAAACAATAACAAACATGTCATCCTTGGTTAGAGCATTATCTCACTGTTAGACTGGATTTTGTCATCAGGCTCTGGAGTTCTTTATAAAAAGAAGGAAGGTTCATGTCGCGATAACATGAATTGAGTCTTGAGATTAATACCAAGTCGTTGCTATCATAAATTTTTGGCTTTTCCGCTTTCAGAATTCTTAAAATTACTAGAGGATATGGATTCAGTTGATGATTAGCAATGGAGAGCAAATATACTGAATTGCATTATATCAAACTCACTCTATAAGGTGATTGTTTAACAAAAGAAATCAATGGTATATTCCTTGGGCAATAATATTTACCATGGTTTAAATATTGGTGTTCGGTCAGATTCTCCAATCTGTATCAGTTTCAGACAGGATGGATCTCATATAGTCATATATCAAATGTAGTAACTTGGATGATCCACTGGTATTATTAGACCTTCTCTCACTAGATCAGCTGCTGCTTTGTTTGATCATATGGTCCAGAAGATTCAGATAGATATTCAGTTGCAAATGATCAGACCTCTTATAGATACTTGAATCCATGTATTACGGTGATGCGGATAACTGGGATTTGATCTAAAATTAATACAGGACCTATCTAGGGTAACACACAATTGCAATAATTTCTAGAATTGGGATTTTAGGATTTCactaataaatataaatagggcaagagatctctacttagtcgcatggtctctacataagcgtctgggccaatgggggaacacacctgggtatctacccagagGGCAGAGGTGTCAtttcacggtgccctgtgagagggcgaggaaacaccaccaagtagggatctttttcccatgtAAATATTTAGAGACACCTGTCTGTTGGATTCTGTATGATCCAAGTCAACTGGGGTACTTGGTAAGGTTTGCAATTTCTTAGTCAAGTTTGACTATGCATGTATTCTTCTTCTTAGACTGTCTTGATCAATGGACTCTTCCAATAAATGGGGACTAAATTCAATTTAATTTGTAGACCCTGACGTTCTGAATTAAATAGACTTTTCTACCAGGCGCATCAGTTGTTAAATTATTGACCGTTCAAAAGCAAGCAATTTTAACTCATTGGTTTTCATTGTGCTTATATTTTTAAAATGAGTTTATTCTGGTGGGATGTTTTTCAACAGTTTAGTAGTTTAGATTGATGAGCCATGAGCTGCATACAGTTGAGAATGTGGCTATCTCATTATGTTTCTTAAATAAGCTTGTCTTCAACCTCCCTTGGTCTTAATAAATGGTTCTCTATCTCATATTGCAACTACCATGTACTAtgcatttgtatttttttccaCCTCCTTTATTGTAAGTTTCCTACATGCATTTACCTAGCCTTATTTGATCTACAGGTTTCACATCTTTATCCAATTGTATTCTATCTGCCTTGGCTTCTTACAGTAAACCTTTTATTATAATCAGACTAAAGATTTTACAGTTCTGAGGAGGAAAGCTGTGGCTTTGATGTTTTCAAGTGTTATCTCGTTGCAACTGGGTTCTCACAATATCACATTAGCTCAGCCATCTGGTGGATTCAGGGAATACGTGGATACCTTTGATGGTTATACATTTTATTATCCTCAGAACTGGATTCAAGTTAGAGGCGCAGGTGCAGATATATTCTTCCGGGACCCTTTTGTTCTGGACGAGAACATCTCTGTGGAACTGTCTTCTCCTTCATCCTCCAGGTACATAAGTGTTGAAGATTTGGGTCCTCCACAAATAGCTGCAGAGAAAGTACTTAAGCAGTATTTGACCGAGTTCATGTCCACTAGACTTGGTGTCCGCCGTGAGTCAAACATCCTTTCTACATCCTCAAGAGTTGCAGATGATGGGAAGATGTACTATGAAGTTGAGGTTGGACTATTTGTGCATCATGAATCATTAATTACATATGATGTGCTACCGCATCCAAATGAATAGCTAGGAACTTCATGCTAATTCCCTCTGCTTGGAGGTCCCTAGAGGGGTGCCTTATTGAATTTAACCGTCAATTAGAGACCAGCTTTCCAAATGGTTGAGACCATATTGTCAGGCTGACAGGGGGCTTTTTATTTATTCCTCTAGTTAATTGATTTGATGCttgaaaagaaaatatggtGCACTTAATGGGATAGAAAGCATGACATTTGATCAAATTTAGGCTTTTAATTCAATGTTTCTCCTAATTTTTCTACTATGGGTGTTGTATGCAGGTAAATATTAAGTCATATGCAAACAATAATGAGTTAGCTGTTATGCCACAAGACAGAGTTGCTCGCCTTGAATGGGATCGGCGTTATCTTTCAGTTCTTGGAGTTGGAAACAACCGATTGTATGAACTGAGATTGCAGACACCTGAAAATGTTTTTCAAGAGGAGGAAAATGACCTGCGCCAAGTTATGGATTCCTTCAGAGTAATTAAATCACTGGATTGATCATCTACGTATGAGCATATCGAGAGTTTTGTTATCGTGgtctgttctttcttttctttttgccttttgggaggggaggggggtttCTTCGTCCATACCATTGAGATAGATCACCAAATTTGACATTTAGCCTTTATATCTAGGGATTAGTCTTCTATCCAGTGGTTAGAATGACAACTGAACTGTTTGCATGGCAAAAATGGGCAATGTAATATGAAGCCTTGATAGTTGGCTCCTTTCACCTAATCATGTATGAGATGTGATGCATGGAAAAAGTTTTCTCCAAATTCTGTGATGTTCCTTGTTTTCTCTGCTCATTTAAATAATGACACTGTACTATTAATCAACAAATAGCATCACCTGAATACACAAGAGTAAAACAACTACATTTTCCACATAGTTGCTGACTGAAATGTAATTTTGAACCTTAACTTAAACAAGAAATAGAATTTTCTGAAGAAAGAC
This window harbors:
- the LOC122662385 gene encoding psbP domain-containing protein 1, chloroplastic encodes the protein MEAPSVFTQILFSLLLGKCIAVTVTFPTLSNVSMTTMFSKTTPGVFSICSPSWGQKPPLPHCLILPGKCCFTHFPYTSFWSRRHSRNLVCRAMTEKSPASSDSGDDGSKWVSLQNEETIQLFLYKDEDLAIDNQSPAEGSCGEGFLNAKLTKTKDFTVLRRKAVALMFSSVISLQLGSHNITLAQPSGGFREYVDTFDGYTFYYPQNWIQVRGAGADIFFRDPFVLDENISVELSSPSSSRYISVEDLGPPQIAAEKVLKQYLTEFMSTRLGVRRESNILSTSSRVADDGKMYYEVEVNIKSYANNNELAVMPQDRVARLEWDRRYLSVLGVGNNRLYELRLQTPENVFQEEENDLRQVMDSFRVIKSLD